One Bacillus amyloliquefaciens DSM 7 = ATCC 23350 DNA window includes the following coding sequences:
- a CDS encoding GntR family transcriptional regulator, with amino-acid sequence MLKYQQIAMDIEKYIEEHQLQQGDKLPVLQTLMTQFNVSKSTITKSLDLLEKKGIVFQVRGSGIFVRRNKRKGYISLLSNQGFKESLEDFNVTSTLLALEVRKPTPEAAQNLNMPSDGDVYYVKRIRYIDGKTLCIEESFYNKSIITYLNKEIVSDSIFDYIRDGLGLKRGFSDLYLYAGMLNEEEAEYLGLFTGAPKLCVETIFHLTNGQPFDFSKVTYHYEQSQFFIQANSHLFEQETT; translated from the coding sequence ATGTTAAAATACCAGCAAATCGCGATGGATATTGAAAAATATATAGAAGAGCATCAGCTTCAGCAAGGGGATAAACTGCCTGTGCTGCAAACTTTAATGACTCAGTTTAACGTGAGCAAAAGCACGATCACCAAGTCCTTGGATTTATTAGAAAAAAAGGGGATTGTGTTTCAAGTGAGAGGAAGCGGCATTTTTGTCAGACGGAATAAAAGAAAAGGGTATATCAGCCTGCTTTCTAATCAGGGATTTAAAGAATCACTTGAAGATTTTAATGTCACCTCAACATTATTAGCGCTGGAAGTGAGAAAGCCCACGCCTGAGGCTGCGCAAAATCTGAATATGCCGTCTGACGGCGACGTGTATTATGTCAAACGAATCCGGTATATTGACGGGAAGACATTATGTATCGAGGAGTCATTTTATAACAAATCGATTATTACGTATTTGAATAAAGAGATTGTGTCAGATTCAATTTTTGATTATATTAGGGATGGTCTCGGATTGAAGCGCGGTTTTTCAGATTTATACTTGTACGCGGGGATGTTAAATGAGGAAGAAGCGGAGTACTTAGGGCTGTTTACAGGAGCGCCTAAGCTTTGCGTTGAAACGATTTTTCATTTAACCAACGGCCAGCCGTTTGACTTTTCAAAAGTCACCTATCACTACGAACAATCACAGTTTTTCATCCAGGCGAACAGCCACCTATTTGAACAAGAAACGACGTAA
- a CDS encoding S41 family peptidase produces the protein MKRQFKLFFIILITAVAASALTLFITGNTTILGQGSAALSNSKFEKFNKAYEQIKSDYYQKTDDSKLVDGAIKGMISSLDDPYSSYMDPQEGKSFGETISASFEGIGAQVEEKDGSILIVSPIKGSPAEKAGIKPNDQILKVDGKSVKGLNVSEAVALIRGKKGTNVKLVLHRAGVGDLNLSIKRDTIPVETVYSEMKKGGIGEIQITSFSESTAKELNSAIDSLEKQGAKGYILDLRGNPGGLMDEAIKMSNMFIDKGKNIMQVEYKDGTKEVMKATKERKVTKPTVVLVNDGTASAAEIMSAALHESSGIPLIGEKTFGKGTVQTAKDYSDGSTVKLTIAKWLTADGEWIHKKGIEPQYQVKLPDYANLPYLDAEKTYQYGDSGTTVTNAQKMLEALGYSVNVNGTYDKAFEQAVKQFQAKEKLKETGILTGDTTAKLMTDLQKQLADNDTQMKKAVETLNKAMKK, from the coding sequence TTGAAGCGGCAATTTAAACTGTTTTTTATCATATTGATCACTGCGGTCGCAGCCTCGGCGCTTACGCTGTTTATCACGGGCAATACGACCATTTTAGGACAAGGCTCGGCTGCTTTGTCGAACAGCAAATTTGAGAAATTCAATAAAGCCTACGAGCAGATTAAAAGTGATTACTACCAAAAAACAGATGACAGCAAATTAGTAGACGGAGCGATAAAAGGTATGATCAGTTCCTTGGATGATCCGTATTCTTCTTATATGGACCCGCAGGAAGGAAAGTCGTTTGGAGAAACCATTTCCGCTTCGTTTGAAGGAATCGGCGCACAAGTGGAAGAAAAGGACGGCAGCATCCTGATCGTATCACCGATCAAAGGGTCGCCTGCGGAAAAAGCGGGAATTAAACCGAATGACCAGATCTTGAAAGTCGACGGTAAAAGCGTCAAAGGCCTTAATGTAAGCGAAGCCGTCGCGTTAATCCGCGGCAAAAAGGGAACAAACGTCAAGCTCGTGCTGCACAGAGCGGGTGTCGGCGATCTGAACCTGTCGATCAAACGTGACACCATTCCGGTCGAAACGGTGTACTCTGAAATGAAAAAAGGCGGCATCGGCGAAATCCAAATCACATCCTTCTCCGAATCGACGGCAAAAGAGCTGAATTCAGCCATTGACAGCCTCGAAAAACAAGGGGCGAAAGGGTATATTTTGGATTTAAGAGGCAACCCGGGCGGACTGATGGATGAAGCCATCAAAATGAGCAACATGTTTATCGATAAAGGAAAAAATATCATGCAGGTTGAATATAAGGACGGCACGAAAGAGGTCATGAAAGCGACGAAAGAGCGCAAAGTGACAAAACCGACAGTCGTTCTCGTCAATGACGGCACCGCGAGCGCCGCGGAAATCATGTCGGCTGCGCTGCATGAATCATCGGGCATCCCGCTGATCGGCGAGAAAACGTTCGGAAAAGGGACCGTGCAGACGGCAAAAGATTACAGTGACGGATCCACCGTTAAACTGACAATCGCAAAATGGCTGACAGCGGACGGAGAATGGATTCATAAAAAAGGCATCGAACCGCAATATCAAGTCAAGCTTCCTGATTATGCAAACCTGCCTTATTTAGATGCGGAAAAAACGTATCAATACGGAGATTCCGGAACGACCGTCACAAATGCGCAAAAAATGCTGGAGGCGCTGGGATACAGCGTGAATGTAAACGGCACGTATGATAAAGCGTTTGAACAAGCGGTCAAACAATTCCAAGCAAAAGAGAAACTGAAAGAAACAGGCATTTTAACAGGAGACACAACGGCAAAATTGATGACGGACCTGCAAAAACAGCTTGCAGACAACGATACACAAATGAAAAAAGCCGTTGAAACATTAAATAAAGCCATGAAGAAGTAA
- a CDS encoding D-alanyl-D-alanine carboxypeptidase family protein, translating to MKKSTKWFSLAAALSVTAIVGTGCSISGGDSHKDTKTAAETKQSDDTSSKKTTKTEDSDFVLESKYFNDIKEVNGLETIQNPANTLALVNKTYTLPGEYKPNDLVIPKVEFSFTEKIEKRYIRKPAADALAELFNAGKKEGYDLVAVSGYRSYDRQKVIFDNEVSLKGEKKAKEAVAYPGQSEHQTGLAMDISSKSNGYELNEAFGNTADGKWVKDHAYEYGFIIRYPKGKENVTKYEYEPWHLRYVGKKAAKAIHDHQLTLEEYFNEVKKV from the coding sequence ATGAAGAAATCCACTAAATGGTTCTCGCTCGCTGCTGCTCTCAGCGTAACTGCAATCGTGGGAACCGGCTGCAGCATTTCAGGCGGCGACAGCCATAAGGACACAAAAACAGCAGCCGAAACAAAACAATCAGATGACACATCTAGCAAAAAAACAACGAAGACAGAAGACAGCGATTTTGTATTGGAGAGCAAATATTTTAATGATATTAAAGAAGTGAACGGGCTTGAGACCATTCAAAACCCGGCAAATACACTTGCGCTCGTGAATAAGACATACACGCTGCCGGGAGAATATAAACCGAATGATCTCGTCATCCCGAAAGTTGAATTTTCTTTCACTGAGAAAATCGAGAAACGATATATCCGCAAACCTGCCGCCGATGCTTTGGCGGAACTATTCAACGCGGGGAAAAAAGAAGGCTATGATCTTGTTGCCGTTTCAGGATACCGCTCATATGACAGACAGAAAGTGATTTTCGATAATGAAGTCAGTCTGAAAGGTGAAAAGAAGGCGAAAGAAGCAGTTGCATATCCGGGACAAAGCGAACATCAGACGGGGCTTGCCATGGACATTTCCAGCAAAAGCAACGGATATGAGCTGAACGAAGCGTTCGGAAACACGGCAGATGGCAAATGGGTGAAAGACCATGCGTATGAATACGGCTTTATCATCCGCTATCCTAAAGGCAAAGAAAATGTGACAAAGTATGAGTATGAACCATGGCATTTGCGTTATGTAGGCAAAAAAGCGGCAAAAGCCATCCATGACCATCAATTAACGCTTGAAGAATACTTTAATGAAGTAAAGAAAGTGTAA